A portion of the Bacteroidota bacterium genome contains these proteins:
- the lon gene encoding endopeptidase La has protein sequence MEDQHNPSSRSLPILPLRNTVIFPGVIIPITIGRSKSQRLIEDILKKDKTLGVVAQKDAKIEEPDTNDLYRVGTVVHVMKLLKLPDGSQSVVIQGHDRFQIQNYTDTEPFFRADVNLLEEEMVPVAEADALILTLKNLANQLVDLNPNIPNEVKIAIENIDSLKPLLYFIASNLPATQNLKQELLETGKVRDLAEKIMVQIQLELSTLELSSEIHQKVKTDMEKTQREFYLRQQLKAIQQELGEGDNADADIDELKRRAREKKWPAEIQEVFDHEIRKLARQNPAAADYGVTRNYIDWLLDLPWDDYTADVLDLKKAEKILNDDHYDLEKVKKRILEYLAVLKLKKDMKGPILCFYGPPGVGKTSLGQSIARALGRHFVRISLGGVRDEAEIRGHRRTYVGALPGRIIQGMKKAKSSNPVFMLDEVDKLGMDFRGDPSSALLEVLDPEQNHSFSDHYLEVPYDLSKVIFIATANSLDTIPGPLRDRMEIIELSSYTEPDKLQIARQYLIPRQVKEHGLKEGDVTIGDDTLRKLIESYTREAGVRSLERQIGAVCRHVAKDKATGKRSKKDIRPDHLESILGPEKFFSDVAEQTTMPGVATGMAWTPVGGDILFIEANVMAGSGKLTLTGQLGDVMKESVQAAMTFVKAHAADLNLNPRFFTELDLHIHVPAGAIPKDGPSAGVAMLSAITSIFTQRKIRSGLSMTGEITLRGLVLPVGGIKEKVLAAKRAGITEIILPERNRKDVKDLSKEALSGLKIHFVKKMMDVLDLALEKKPVRNPESLLRSVPAESTHS, from the coding sequence ATGGAAGATCAGCACAATCCGTCCTCACGGTCCCTGCCGATTCTGCCGCTGCGCAACACGGTGATTTTTCCGGGAGTGATTATTCCCATCACCATCGGCCGCAGCAAGTCTCAGCGACTCATCGAAGACATACTTAAAAAAGACAAGACACTGGGAGTCGTCGCCCAGAAAGATGCAAAAATCGAAGAACCCGACACCAATGACCTGTACCGGGTCGGCACCGTGGTTCATGTGATGAAATTGTTAAAACTGCCCGATGGCTCCCAGTCGGTGGTCATTCAGGGACATGACCGTTTTCAGATTCAGAATTACACCGATACCGAGCCTTTCTTCCGGGCGGATGTGAACCTGCTCGAAGAAGAAATGGTGCCGGTGGCTGAGGCCGATGCGCTGATTCTGACCCTGAAAAACCTGGCCAATCAACTGGTAGATCTGAATCCGAATATTCCCAATGAAGTAAAGATTGCCATTGAGAACATCGATTCTCTGAAACCGCTGTTGTACTTCATTGCATCGAATCTGCCAGCCACCCAGAATCTGAAACAGGAATTGCTCGAAACCGGAAAGGTTCGCGATCTGGCCGAGAAAATCATGGTTCAGATTCAGCTTGAACTTTCCACACTGGAACTCAGCTCTGAAATTCACCAGAAGGTGAAAACAGACATGGAGAAAACCCAGCGTGAATTTTATCTGCGTCAGCAATTAAAGGCCATTCAGCAGGAACTGGGAGAGGGTGACAATGCCGATGCTGATATTGATGAATTGAAACGTCGTGCCCGCGAGAAAAAATGGCCGGCTGAAATACAGGAAGTGTTCGATCACGAAATCAGGAAACTGGCCCGGCAGAATCCGGCTGCAGCCGATTACGGCGTGACCCGCAATTACATAGATTGGTTGCTTGATCTGCCCTGGGATGATTATACCGCCGATGTGCTCGACCTGAAAAAGGCCGAAAAAATTCTGAATGATGATCATTACGATCTGGAAAAAGTAAAGAAGCGGATTCTGGAATATCTGGCGGTCCTGAAACTGAAGAAGGACATGAAGGGTCCGATTTTGTGCTTCTATGGACCTCCCGGCGTGGGAAAAACCTCCCTCGGCCAGTCGATTGCCCGTGCTTTGGGCCGGCATTTTGTTCGGATATCACTCGGTGGAGTACGTGATGAAGCCGAGATTCGCGGTCACCGCCGGACCTATGTGGGTGCCCTTCCGGGCCGGATTATTCAGGGCATGAAAAAGGCAAAATCCTCCAATCCCGTGTTTATGCTCGATGAAGTGGATAAACTGGGAATGGATTTCCGGGGTGATCCCTCGTCGGCGTTGCTCGAGGTGCTCGATCCGGAACAGAATCACTCCTTCAGTGATCACTATCTTGAAGTGCCATATGACCTGAGCAAAGTGATTTTTATTGCGACGGCCAATTCACTCGATACCATTCCCGGACCGTTGCGCGACCGGATGGAAATTATTGAACTCTCAAGCTACACCGAGCCCGACAAATTGCAGATCGCCCGTCAGTACCTCATCCCGCGTCAGGTGAAGGAACATGGATTGAAGGAGGGCGATGTAACCATCGGCGATGATACCCTGCGGAAACTGATCGAGTCATATACCCGTGAAGCAGGCGTTCGCAGTCTGGAACGGCAGATCGGAGCCGTTTGCCGGCATGTGGCCAAGGACAAGGCCACCGGAAAGCGGTCGAAGAAAGACATCCGTCCCGACCATCTGGAATCGATTCTCGGACCCGAAAAGTTTTTCAGCGATGTGGCCGAGCAAACCACCATGCCGGGCGTTGCCACCGGAATGGCCTGGACACCGGTTGGTGGTGACATCCTTTTTATCGAAGCCAATGTCATGGCCGGATCGGGTAAACTCACACTGACCGGACAGTTAGGCGATGTGATGAAGGAATCGGTACAGGCTGCCATGACGTTTGTGAAAGCCCATGCAGCCGACCTGAATCTGAATCCCCGGTTTTTCACCGAACTGGATCTGCATATTCACGTGCCGGCGGGTGCCATTCCGAAAGACGGACCTTCGGCTGGTGTGGCCATGCTGAGTGCCATTACGTCCATTTTCACTCAGCGGAAAATACGGTCCGGATTAAGTATGACGGGTGAAATCACCTTGCGCGGACTGGTGTTACCGGTGGGCGGAATCAAGGAAAAGGTGCTCGCAGCCAAGCGGGCCGGGATCACCGAAATCATCCTTCCCGAACGGAATAGGAAGGATGTGAAGGATCTGTCGAAAGAGGCGCTTTCCGGACTGAAGATCCACTTCGTGAAAAAGATGATGGATGTTCTCGATCTGGCGCTGGAGAAGAAGCCGGTGAGGAACCCTGAAAGCCTTCTGCGGTCCGTTCCTGCGGAATCCACCCATTCCTGA
- a CDS encoding NAD(P)-binding domain-containing protein has product MNIAIFGTGTVGQTFATRLKSLGHSVMIGTRSVSETLARQEKDGYGNPPFSVWIQSNKEVKVGTFAEAAAFGELIINATLGAVSVQALQSAGPAIEGKVIMDVSNPLDFSKGMPPSLVPALSNTWSLGEELQKTFPKSHVVKTLNTMWCGLMVNPAMIGGGNHTNFICGNSAEAKETVKKLLAEFGWSSASILDLGDISSSRGTEAILPVWLRIWMATQNGAFNLKVVS; this is encoded by the coding sequence ATGAACATCGCCATTTTCGGAACCGGAACGGTTGGTCAAACCTTCGCCACCCGCCTGAAATCACTGGGTCACTCCGTCATGATCGGAACAAGATCGGTCAGTGAAACCCTGGCCCGTCAGGAAAAGGATGGATATGGAAATCCGCCTTTCTCGGTCTGGATTCAATCCAACAAAGAGGTGAAAGTCGGAACGTTTGCCGAGGCAGCGGCCTTCGGTGAACTGATTATCAATGCCACCTTGGGAGCCGTGTCGGTGCAGGCGTTGCAGTCTGCCGGTCCGGCTATTGAGGGCAAGGTGATTATGGATGTCTCCAATCCGCTCGATTTCAGCAAGGGGATGCCCCCTTCTCTGGTTCCTGCCCTGTCGAACACCTGGTCACTGGGTGAAGAGTTGCAGAAGACCTTTCCGAAAAGTCACGTTGTCAAAACCCTGAACACCATGTGGTGTGGTCTGATGGTCAATCCGGCCATGATCGGGGGTGGCAATCACACCAATTTTATTTGTGGCAATTCGGCAGAAGCCAAGGAAACGGTGAAAAAACTCCTTGCAGAATTCGGATGGTCATCTGCCTCGATCCTCGATCTGGGTGATATCTCTTCTTCCCGGGGAACCGAGGCCATTCTGCCGGTTTGGCTGCGTATCTGGATGGCCACTCAAAACGGTGCTTTTAACCTGAAAGTGGTTTCCTGA
- a CDS encoding helix-turn-helix domain-containing protein, protein MAGKRVDLRAVTRMLVAFSGKTRHLFGMKPDRSHDEQIPFFQEINDFLAAIPSPYRTADPLVYCLRVRPDDTGMNNYMAPFRKGFYFMGLVTNAGSTRITYDSTDVTRLDSFLVFQAPGHIYSFYRDSSAEGFLIYFKRELFSFYKPDLDEEFPFFDIRHTNFFRISQARYQELRPWFELVFSQTDHPSTQTQMKTALAILLSLVQLKEAVKAMSDWEQGFSTPQRLLLQKYIRLVDHYYLEKRTVEEYASLLAVTPNHLSQAVKDASGKRALSVIAERVLKEAQSLIRFTPYDMAEIAWRLNFSDPAHFGKFFKKHTGLTPLEYRSQFKK, encoded by the coding sequence TTGGCCGGTAAGCGGGTTGATTTGCGTGCCGTCACCCGGATGCTTGTTGCATTTTCGGGGAAAACACGGCACCTTTTCGGAATGAAACCCGACCGGTCCCACGACGAGCAGATTCCGTTCTTTCAGGAGATAAATGATTTCCTGGCCGCCATCCCTTCCCCCTACCGGACGGCGGATCCGCTGGTGTACTGTCTGCGGGTGCGTCCGGATGACACCGGTATGAACAATTACATGGCCCCTTTCCGCAAGGGATTTTACTTCATGGGCCTGGTTACCAATGCCGGTTCCACCCGGATCACGTATGATTCCACCGATGTTACCCGGCTGGATTCCTTTCTGGTTTTTCAGGCGCCGGGTCATATTTACAGTTTTTACCGGGATTCCTCGGCCGAGGGATTTCTGATCTATTTCAAACGGGAGCTGTTTTCTTTTTATAAACCTGACCTGGATGAGGAGTTTCCCTTTTTTGACATCCGTCATACCAATTTTTTCCGGATCAGTCAGGCACGTTACCAGGAACTCAGGCCCTGGTTCGAGTTGGTTTTCAGTCAGACAGATCACCCCTCCACTCAGACGCAGATGAAAACGGCCCTTGCCATTCTGCTGTCCCTGGTTCAGTTAAAGGAAGCCGTCAAAGCCATGTCAGATTGGGAACAGGGCTTTTCGACCCCGCAACGGCTGCTGCTGCAGAAGTACATCCGGCTGGTGGATCATTATTACCTCGAAAAGCGGACGGTTGAAGAGTATGCCAGTCTGCTGGCGGTCACGCCCAATCATCTGTCACAGGCGGTGAAGGATGCCTCGGGTAAAAGAGCCCTGTCGGTCATTGCCGAACGGGTGCTTAAGGAAGCACAATCCCTTATCCGGTTTACTCCGTATGACATGGCTGAAATTGCCTGGAGGCTGAACTTTTCCGATCCGGCTCATTTTGGCAAGTTTTTCAAGAAACATACCGGACTCACTCCGCTGGAATATCGCAGCCAGTTTAAGAAATGA
- a CDS encoding type IIA DNA topoisomerase subunit B, producing MSAAAYTEDSIKSLDWREHIRLRPGMYIGKLGDGSAPDDGIYVLFKEIMDNAIDEHVMGFGKTIEVKVTDTSVRIRDFGRGIPLGKVIDCVSRINTGGKYDSQAFKKSVGLNGVGTKAVNALSSAFLVQSVRDGRTKVAEFDQGVIRKDHREAASDERNGTLVHFTPDGTIFKNFLFRAEFLEEMLWNYAFLNAGLTILFNGQKIVSQNGLLDLLGRKVNQETIRYPIIHLRGEDIEVAMTHGNQYGEEYYSFVNGQFTTQGGTHLAAFREAVVKTIREFYKKEFDPSDIRASISAAISIRVQEPVFESQTKTKLGSSNLYPDGPTIRGYITDFLKKALDDYLHRHSDVAQALLDRIVQSEKERKEIAGIKKLANERAKKANLHNKNLRDCRFHLNEGKDERKYNSTIFITEGDSASGSITKSRNVETQAVFSLRGKPMNCFGMTKKYVYENEELNLLQHALNIEDGIEYLRYNQVVLATDADEDGKHIRMILLTFFLQFFPDLVRNGHLYILETPLFRVRTKKETRYCYNEEEKQKAMAALGKGVEITRFKGLGEISPDEFAGFIGENIRLQPVVLSKETTIKNLLEFYMGTNTPERRNYIIDNLRVEKDLAEHELV from the coding sequence ATGAGCGCTGCAGCTTACACGGAAGACAGCATAAAATCGCTGGATTGGCGGGAGCATATCCGCCTTCGTCCCGGCATGTACATTGGCAAACTCGGCGATGGGTCGGCCCCCGATGATGGCATTTACGTCCTGTTTAAAGAAATCATGGACAATGCCATCGATGAACACGTCATGGGTTTCGGAAAAACCATCGAAGTGAAGGTAACCGATACCTCAGTCAGAATCCGGGACTTTGGCCGGGGCATTCCGCTGGGAAAGGTCATCGACTGCGTCAGCCGGATTAACACGGGCGGTAAGTACGATTCACAGGCGTTTAAAAAATCGGTCGGTCTGAATGGTGTGGGAACCAAGGCAGTGAATGCACTCAGCTCGGCGTTTCTTGTTCAGTCGGTCCGCGACGGACGGACGAAAGTGGCCGAGTTCGATCAGGGAGTCATCCGCAAAGATCACCGTGAAGCGGCATCGGATGAGCGGAACGGAACCCTCGTCCACTTCACCCCGGATGGCACCATATTTAAAAACTTCCTTTTCCGCGCCGAATTTCTCGAGGAAATGCTCTGGAATTATGCGTTCCTGAACGCCGGACTGACCATTCTGTTTAACGGACAGAAAATTGTCTCGCAGAATGGGTTGCTCGATCTGCTGGGCCGGAAAGTGAACCAGGAAACCATCCGCTACCCGATTATTCACCTGCGGGGCGAAGACATTGAAGTGGCCATGACGCATGGCAATCAGTATGGCGAGGAGTATTACTCTTTCGTCAACGGTCAGTTTACCACCCAGGGAGGAACCCATCTGGCCGCCTTCCGGGAAGCAGTGGTTAAAACCATCCGCGAATTTTATAAGAAGGAATTTGATCCCTCCGACATCCGTGCCTCCATTTCGGCTGCCATCAGCATCCGGGTTCAGGAACCCGTGTTCGAATCTCAGACCAAAACCAAACTCGGCTCCTCCAATCTGTATCCCGACGGTCCGACCATCCGGGGTTACATCACCGATTTCCTCAAAAAAGCACTCGACGATTACCTGCACCGGCATTCAGATGTTGCCCAGGCGCTGCTCGACCGCATTGTTCAATCCGAAAAGGAACGGAAGGAAATTGCCGGGATCAAAAAACTGGCCAATGAACGGGCAAAAAAGGCCAACCTGCATAATAAAAATCTGCGCGATTGCCGGTTCCACCTGAACGAAGGCAAGGACGAGCGGAAATACAATTCCACCATTTTCATCACCGAGGGAGATTCGGCCAGCGGATCCATCACCAAATCGCGGAACGTGGAAACACAAGCCGTTTTCAGTCTGCGCGGTAAACCGATGAACTGTTTCGGCATGACGAAAAAATATGTCTATGAAAATGAAGAACTGAACCTGTTGCAGCATGCGCTGAATATCGAGGATGGCATTGAATATCTGCGGTACAATCAGGTCGTTCTGGCCACCGATGCCGATGAGGATGGCAAGCACATCCGCATGATCCTGCTGACGTTTTTCCTTCAGTTCTTTCCCGATCTGGTTCGGAACGGACATCTGTACATTCTCGAAACGCCTCTTTTCCGCGTCCGGACGAAAAAGGAGACCCGCTACTGTTACAATGAAGAAGAAAAGCAGAAGGCGATGGCGGCGCTGGGAAAAGGTGTGGAAATCACACGGTTTAAAGGATTGGGAGAAATTTCACCCGATGAATTTGCCGGATTTATTGGTGAAAACATCCGCCTGCAGCCGGTGGTTCTTTCGAAGGAAACCACCATTAAAAATCTTCTCGAATTTTACATGGGAACCAACACGCCCGAGAGGCGCAATTACATCATTGACAATCTTCGCGTAGAAAAGGATCTGGCTGAACATGAGCTCGTCTGA
- a CDS encoding DNA gyrase/topoisomerase IV subunit A gives MSSSESNGTTPGLHEPGHVNSVRGMFDSWWLDYASYVILDRAVPAITDGLKPVQRRILHAMREMEDGRYHKVANIIGQTMMFHPHGDQSITAALVNLGQKDLLIDTQGNWGDPRTGDSAAAARYIEARLSKFALEVLFHEKTTDWQLSYDGRRREPVAFPVKFPLLLAQGVEGIAVGLSTKILPHNFCELINASIHILEGKEPVIFPDFQTGGMIDVSAYNDGKKGGKVRIRAKIEEQDKKTLVIREIPYGVTTTSLIESILKANDKGKIKIKRVIDNTAKDIEIVVELAPGVSPDVTVDALYAFTDCEISESPNACVIIEEKPVFLGVTDILHYNTEHTVQLLKAELEEKRNALMEQWHFSSLEKIFIENRIYRDIEECETWESVLDTIDKGLDPFKKKLKREVTRDDITRLTEIKIKRISKYDSFKADEELKQLDADIKQVNHHLAHLVEYTIDYFKGILKKYGTGRERKTEIRTFDTIAARSVVIANQKLYVNRADGFIGYGLKKDEYICDCSDIDDIIVFLKSGSMMVTRIEEKKFIGKDIIHVDVWKKNDERRIYNVVYADGPTGISYAKRFAVTAITRDKDYDLTKGGKGSRILYLTSNPNGESEVVTINLSPNCNAKIKTFDFDFGELAIKGRQSMGNILTRWPVKKLTRKSVGPSSFGARKIFYDAVVGRLNVEGRGQYVGAFNTNDTILVIYKDGSYEQTSHELTNRYEPDQVLLIRKYHPELVINAVYFEGEQENYFVKRFIIETQTLDKRFGFIGDHKKSKLITVSLVQEPVIEVEYAKGKTKETVTETVNLSEFMDLKGWKALGNRLTTFPVKSVKLLTAMDDVHELDEPVTTTPESGEESDEPEADPQIGLFGK, from the coding sequence ATGAGCTCGTCTGAGTCGAATGGAACCACACCCGGTTTGCATGAACCGGGTCATGTGAACAGTGTACGTGGCATGTTCGATAGCTGGTGGCTCGATTACGCCAGTTATGTGATCCTGGACCGCGCAGTCCCTGCCATCACCGATGGACTGAAACCGGTTCAGCGGCGGATTCTGCATGCCATGCGTGAAATGGAAGATGGCCGCTATCATAAAGTCGCCAACATCATCGGCCAGACCATGATGTTTCACCCCCACGGCGATCAGTCCATCACAGCTGCTCTGGTTAATCTGGGGCAGAAGGATTTACTGATCGATACACAGGGAAACTGGGGCGATCCGCGAACCGGCGATTCGGCGGCTGCTGCCCGTTACATCGAGGCACGTCTTTCCAAATTTGCACTGGAAGTCCTGTTCCACGAAAAAACCACCGACTGGCAACTCAGCTATGATGGCCGCCGGCGTGAACCGGTTGCGTTTCCTGTTAAATTTCCGCTGCTGCTGGCTCAGGGTGTTGAAGGAATTGCAGTTGGTCTTTCCACCAAAATTCTGCCGCACAATTTCTGCGAACTGATCAATGCCAGCATTCACATTCTCGAAGGCAAGGAACCGGTTATTTTCCCCGACTTCCAGACGGGTGGAATGATTGACGTGTCGGCCTACAACGATGGAAAGAAGGGTGGCAAGGTCAGAATCCGCGCAAAAATTGAGGAGCAGGATAAGAAAACGCTGGTGATCCGTGAAATTCCTTACGGGGTCACCACCACCAGCCTGATTGAATCCATTCTGAAGGCGAATGACAAAGGCAAAATCAAAATCAAACGGGTGATTGATAACACCGCCAAAGACATTGAAATTGTGGTGGAACTGGCCCCCGGTGTCTCGCCCGATGTGACCGTGGATGCGTTGTACGCGTTTACCGATTGCGAAATTTCAGAATCACCCAACGCCTGTGTCATCATCGAAGAAAAACCGGTTTTCCTCGGTGTGACCGATATTCTGCATTACAACACCGAACACACCGTTCAACTGCTTAAAGCCGAGCTGGAAGAAAAACGAAATGCCCTCATGGAACAATGGCATTTTTCCTCGCTCGAAAAAATCTTTATCGAGAACCGCATTTACCGCGATATTGAAGAATGCGAAACATGGGAATCGGTACTCGATACCATCGATAAAGGCCTCGATCCGTTCAAGAAAAAACTGAAACGCGAGGTGACCCGTGACGATATCACCCGCCTGACAGAAATCAAGATCAAACGGATTTCCAAATATGATTCCTTTAAGGCAGACGAGGAATTGAAACAACTCGATGCCGATATAAAACAGGTGAATCACCACCTGGCTCATCTGGTCGAATACACCATCGACTATTTCAAAGGAATTCTGAAAAAATACGGAACCGGCCGCGAACGGAAAACGGAAATCCGTACGTTCGACACCATTGCAGCCCGGTCGGTGGTCATTGCCAATCAGAAATTGTACGTCAACCGGGCCGATGGATTTATCGGTTACGGACTGAAAAAGGATGAGTACATCTGCGACTGTTCCGATATTGATGACATCATCGTTTTTCTGAAAAGCGGCAGCATGATGGTGACCCGGATTGAAGAGAAAAAATTCATCGGCAAGGACATCATTCATGTGGATGTCTGGAAAAAGAACGATGAACGCCGCATTTACAATGTGGTGTATGCAGACGGTCCGACTGGAATTTCCTATGCCAAACGGTTTGCCGTCACTGCCATTACCCGCGACAAGGACTACGACCTGACCAAAGGCGGAAAGGGTTCGCGGATCTTATATCTGACCAGCAACCCCAATGGCGAATCTGAAGTGGTCACCATTAATCTGTCGCCCAATTGCAATGCAAAGATTAAAACCTTCGATTTCGATTTCGGTGAACTGGCCATCAAAGGCCGTCAGTCCATGGGAAATATTCTCACCCGCTGGCCGGTAAAAAAACTCACCCGCAAATCGGTCGGACCGAGCAGTTTCGGCGCACGTAAAATTTTCTATGATGCAGTGGTCGGCAGGCTGAACGTCGAAGGGCGTGGACAGTATGTCGGGGCATTCAATACCAACGACACCATCCTGGTGATTTACAAGGATGGCAGTTATGAACAGACCAGTCATGAACTGACAAACCGGTATGAACCCGATCAGGTGCTTTTAATCAGGAAATATCACCCGGAACTGGTAATTAACGCCGTGTATTTCGAAGGTGAACAGGAAAATTACTTCGTTAAACGGTTTATCATCGAAACACAAACGCTTGATAAACGATTCGGATTCATCGGCGACCATAAGAAGTCGAAACTCATCACCGTTTCGCTGGTTCAGGAACCGGTCATTGAAGTGGAATATGCCAAAGGCAAAACCAAAGAAACGGTCACCGAGACAGTAAATCTTTCCGAATTCATGGATCTGAAAGGCTGGAAGGCATTGGGTAACCGTCTGACCACTTTCCCGGTTAAATCGGTGAAATTACTCACAGCCATGGATGACGTTCATGAACTCGATGAGCCGGTTACCACCACCCCCGAATCAGGAGAAGAATCGGACGAACCGGAAGCCGATCCGCAAATTGGTTTATTCGGAAAATAA